CTTCCCGCCTGTAAACTCTTTCGTCTGCAGTACCTCCTCTGGTTGGAGAATTATATGGAGGTTTGCAGCATCCACATCGCAATCCGCTATTACTTTATCCCGGAACAGAGAGGAAAGTGCTCCCGTGAGGGAGGTTTTTCCGGTT
This Pseudomonadota bacterium DNA region includes the following protein-coding sequences:
- a CDS encoding (4Fe-4S)-binding protein; the encoded protein is MKEMVVVSGKGGTGKTSLTGALSSLFRDKVIADCDVDAANLHIILQPEEVLQTKEFTGGK